One Nostoc sp. UHCC 0302 DNA window includes the following coding sequences:
- a CDS encoding AAA family ATPase: MFKLISRIPDYSITNLICEATTTVVYQAYSKVNEYSVIIKLLKAEYPTVKEIAQLKHEYEIIQNLNIAGVIKPHELISYDNGYSNGLALVLEDFGGESLKDQISNTGIELIKFLNIAGQITETLGELHTHHIIHKDLKPENILYNPNTEKIKLIDFSIASLLSKESPEISSLNLLEGTLAYMSPEQTGRINRTLDYRTDFYSVGVIFYEMLTGQLPFQNAQDPMELVHCHIAKIPVAPHEINPKVPLGISAIAMKLLSKTAEDRYQSAYGLKADLEQAAIQLQTTGSIELFTLGQQDFSHQFQIAQKLYGREVEVAALMAAFERVSLGESEVVLVGGYSGIGKSSLVNEVHKPIVRQRGYFIGGKFDQLKRDIPYASLIQAFRELMRQLLTETQARVEVWKNKLLQALGVNGQVIIDVIPEVELIIGQQAPVPQLGVAESQNRFNRVFKQFIHAFTAAEHPLVLFLDDLQWADAASVKLVENLMTDPESQYLLLIGAYRDNEVSPTHPLILMLETIRASGAIVEELLLKPLATPHITQLLTDTFNCELSQAEPLADLLFQKTQGNPFFLTQLLKILHQDNLLTFDYRSGFWHWDLNKIQEQAITDNVVDLMVNKIQRLSEPTQQVLQLAACVGNRFNLEILAVVNEKSASATAVDLWEALRAGLILPLSDTYKIPQLLNQSELATYCDTAVKVDYKFLHDRVQQAAYSLIPTGQQQEVHLKIGKLLLHNTEKAQLEEHLFDIVNHLNAGEALIVEPAERYELAELNLKAGQRAKSSSAFVTALKLLKTGMSYLPDNSWQDKYLLTLTLYLQSGEAEFLNGEYEQALLIFEQTFSKVKTTLDMCRVNEYRIMCYRMENDLNSAYEIGLNTLELLGLKFTAYPDDAYLLEKLNQTKKIIGDRSTFSLAELPQMQDEEKLMAQRILKEVWPIAYFLGSKALHITSMNITQLSVQYGNSPISVFGYMLYAFNLVFQYGEVDSGYEFGELSLRLHEILRTKELEANILNMWGGLICHYKDHISEGKPYLLKGFNSGLETGSYQWSGYCSVNFLWQCLFGNESLETTAEVAEDFIPTLRKIDKNMLNYHLLAMEAIANLTKPVAKIDQLVGTWADEQQVLEFALASSDMLSAFVVYIYKLALCNWYGEYTKAVEYADNAEKFVGGARGIFINPVFYFHQSVALAGAYAEADIETQVIYLHKLNTNLEKFQQWAIHCSANYQHKFLLIQAEIARISQQDYQAMELYDQAIASAAENGYLQNEALANELAFRFYLAKGRKNFAKVYFKEARYCYLKWQATGKVQQLDEEYSQLFRDTAREANGRGTATKQIPDISEAKTQTLDISTAIKASQALSSEMELSRLLEKMMTIAIENAGAQMGYLLVRRENQWLIEVEGSVNRDQVTVQSSSLVQVRNKLPALLINYVERTKESLVLDDASHTERFASDNYIVANQPKSVLCSPFAHQGKLTGVLYLENNLTTGAFTADRLEVLNLLTSQVSISMENARLYTNLHIYSQELEVSETQAREKAKQLEQTLDELKLTQSQMVQSEKMSSLGQLVAGVAHEINNPVSFIYGNLTHVKNYVKDLMNVVELYQQQNQNLPPKVQNEIDAVDLDFLMEDLPKLLASMKVGADRIRQIVLSLRNFSRLDEAEVKAVDIHEGIDSTLMILQNRLKPEPDSPGIQVIQEYGNLPPIECYPGQLNQVFMNLLANAIDSLEEFNEHRTYADIVRQPSIITIRTTVEGDFAVIRIADNGSGMSEDVRRQLFTPFFTTKGVGKGTGLGLSISYQIVTNKHKGQLECISVLGQGAEFIISIPIFMPLRAKLEALLV, from the coding sequence ATGTTTAAATTGATCTCCCGCATCCCAGACTATAGTATTACAAACTTAATTTGTGAAGCTACTACTACAGTAGTTTATCAAGCATATTCCAAGGTTAATGAATACTCAGTTATTATTAAACTTCTCAAAGCAGAATATCCTACTGTCAAAGAGATTGCTCAACTTAAGCACGAATACGAAATTATCCAAAATTTGAACATTGCAGGTGTAATCAAACCCCATGAATTAATCAGTTACGATAACGGCTACAGTAATGGTCTAGCACTGGTTTTAGAAGACTTTGGTGGAGAATCTTTAAAAGATCAAATATCTAATACAGGCATTGAACTTATAAAATTTCTCAACATCGCTGGCCAAATTACTGAAACCTTGGGTGAGCTACATACCCACCATATTATTCATAAGGATCTTAAGCCAGAAAACATTCTTTATAACCCCAATACTGAGAAAATAAAACTTATTGACTTCAGCATCGCTTCGCTGTTGTCAAAAGAAAGCCCAGAAATTAGTAGCCTCAACCTTCTAGAAGGAACGCTGGCTTATATGTCGCCAGAGCAAACTGGACGCATCAACCGAACCTTAGATTATCGTACAGATTTTTACTCAGTAGGTGTCATTTTCTACGAGATGCTGACGGGTCAGCTTCCCTTCCAGAATGCCCAAGACCCAATGGAGTTGGTGCATTGTCACATTGCAAAAATTCCAGTAGCTCCTCACGAGATTAATCCTAAAGTACCATTAGGAATCTCTGCGATCGCGATGAAACTCCTGAGCAAAACTGCTGAAGACCGCTACCAGAGTGCTTACGGATTAAAGGCTGACCTAGAGCAAGCAGCAATACAATTGCAAACAACAGGCAGCATTGAGCTTTTTACCCTAGGTCAGCAAGATTTTTCGCATCAATTCCAAATAGCTCAAAAACTTTACGGTCGGGAAGTAGAAGTGGCGGCTTTAATGGCTGCCTTTGAGAGAGTCAGTCTTGGAGAGAGTGAAGTTGTGTTGGTAGGGGGATACTCAGGTATCGGCAAATCCTCACTAGTTAACGAAGTTCACAAACCGATTGTGCGGCAACGAGGTTACTTCATAGGTGGTAAATTTGACCAACTTAAACGAGATATTCCTTATGCTTCTTTGATTCAAGCATTTCGAGAATTGATGCGACAACTGTTAACTGAAACCCAAGCCAGAGTTGAGGTTTGGAAAAATAAATTACTACAAGCATTGGGAGTTAATGGTCAAGTTATTATTGATGTCATCCCGGAAGTAGAACTAATTATTGGGCAGCAGGCGCCTGTTCCGCAGTTGGGGGTTGCTGAGTCTCAGAACCGTTTTAATCGGGTGTTTAAGCAATTTATCCATGCCTTTACTGCTGCTGAACATCCCTTAGTGCTGTTTTTAGATGACCTCCAATGGGCAGATGCTGCCTCTGTGAAGCTGGTCGAGAATTTGATGACTGACCCAGAAAGTCAGTATCTATTGCTGATTGGGGCTTATCGAGATAACGAAGTTAGTCCCACCCATCCGCTGATACTTATGTTAGAGACAATTCGGGCATCTGGGGCAATTGTTGAAGAGTTGCTCTTAAAACCATTAGCAACACCTCATATTACTCAACTGCTTACTGACACGTTCAATTGCGAATTATCTCAGGCAGAACCTTTAGCTGATTTGCTATTTCAAAAAACCCAAGGTAATCCATTTTTCTTGACTCAGTTACTAAAAATATTGCATCAAGATAATCTCTTGACATTTGATTATCGTTCGGGTTTTTGGCACTGGGATCTCAACAAAATTCAGGAACAAGCCATTACCGATAATGTCGTCGATTTAATGGTGAATAAAATTCAGAGGCTGTCAGAACCGACGCAGCAAGTTTTACAATTAGCTGCTTGTGTTGGTAATCGGTTTAATTTAGAAATTCTAGCTGTAGTAAACGAAAAATCTGCATCAGCAACAGCAGTTGATTTATGGGAAGCTTTGCGGGCGGGATTAATTCTTCCCTTGAGCGATACTTACAAAATTCCTCAGTTATTGAATCAATCGGAATTGGCAACATACTGCGATACTGCGGTAAAAGTTGATTATAAGTTCTTGCACGATCGCGTTCAGCAAGCTGCCTATTCTTTAATTCCAACTGGTCAGCAACAAGAAGTACATCTGAAAATTGGCAAATTACTATTACACAATACTGAAAAAGCCCAGTTGGAAGAGCATCTTTTTGATATTGTCAACCATCTCAATGCTGGAGAAGCATTGATTGTTGAACCAGCAGAAAGATATGAACTAGCAGAATTAAATCTGAAAGCAGGTCAGCGAGCAAAATCTTCTTCGGCGTTTGTAACTGCACTAAAATTGTTGAAAACAGGGATGAGCTATCTCCCTGACAATAGCTGGCAAGATAAATATTTACTCACACTAACTTTATATTTACAATCTGGAGAAGCAGAATTTTTAAATGGTGAATATGAGCAAGCTTTGCTGATTTTTGAGCAGACTTTCAGCAAAGTTAAAACTACTCTTGATATGTGCCGAGTGAATGAATATCGGATTATGTGTTATCGCATGGAGAATGACTTAAACTCCGCCTATGAAATTGGGTTAAACACCTTAGAACTTTTAGGCTTGAAGTTTACAGCTTATCCTGATGATGCATATCTGTTAGAAAAACTGAATCAGACAAAAAAAATTATTGGCGATCGCTCAACTTTTAGTCTTGCAGAACTACCACAAATGCAAGACGAAGAGAAGTTAATGGCTCAACGCATCTTAAAAGAAGTCTGGCCTATTGCCTACTTTTTAGGATCTAAAGCGTTGCACATTACATCGATGAATATAACTCAACTTTCAGTTCAGTATGGCAACTCACCAATTTCGGTATTTGGCTATATGCTTTATGCCTTTAATCTGGTGTTTCAATATGGTGAGGTAGATTCGGGCTATGAGTTTGGTGAATTATCTCTGCGGCTGCATGAAATTTTAAGGACGAAGGAATTAGAAGCGAATATTTTGAATATGTGGGGAGGTTTAATCTGTCACTACAAAGACCACATTAGTGAGGGTAAACCTTATTTATTAAAAGGATTTAATAGTGGATTAGAAACAGGTTCTTACCAATGGTCTGGTTATTGTTCAGTTAATTTTTTGTGGCAATGTTTATTCGGAAATGAATCTTTGGAAACAACGGCAGAAGTAGCCGAAGATTTTATTCCTACTCTCCGCAAGATTGACAAAAATATGTTGAACTACCATCTGTTGGCTATGGAAGCGATCGCTAACCTAACTAAGCCAGTAGCCAAGATTGACCAGCTTGTTGGAACTTGGGCAGATGAACAGCAAGTGCTAGAATTTGCCCTGGCATCTTCGGATATGTTGAGTGCATTTGTAGTTTACATATATAAACTTGCGCTCTGTAACTGGTATGGAGAGTATACCAAAGCTGTTGAATATGCAGACAATGCCGAAAAATTTGTTGGGGGAGCGCGAGGAATTTTTATTAATCCGGTTTTCTACTTTCACCAAAGTGTTGCTTTGGCAGGAGCTTATGCAGAGGCAGATATAGAAACTCAAGTAATTTATCTACATAAACTAAATACCAACTTAGAAAAATTCCAGCAATGGGCAATACACTGCTCAGCGAATTACCAACATAAGTTTCTGCTAATTCAAGCTGAAATTGCTCGGATTTCCCAACAAGATTATCAGGCAATGGAACTGTATGATCAAGCGATCGCTTCTGCTGCCGAAAACGGTTATTTACAAAATGAAGCTTTAGCAAACGAACTGGCATTTCGATTTTACTTGGCTAAGGGTAGGAAAAACTTTGCCAAAGTTTATTTTAAAGAAGCCCGCTATTGCTATCTCAAGTGGCAAGCTACGGGTAAAGTCCAGCAACTGGACGAAGAATATTCCCAACTTTTTAGAGATACAGCCAGGGAAGCAAATGGGCGAGGTACGGCTACAAAACAGATTCCGGATATTTCTGAAGCTAAAACCCAAACTCTAGATATCAGCACAGCGATTAAAGCATCACAAGCACTGTCAAGCGAGATGGAGCTAAGCCGATTGCTGGAAAAAATGATGACAATTGCAATTGAGAATGCTGGCGCTCAAATGGGATATCTACTTGTCAGACGGGAGAACCAATGGCTGATTGAAGTTGAGGGAAGCGTTAATCGCGACCAAGTTACAGTGCAATCATCTAGTCTGGTTCAAGTAAGGAATAAACTGCCAGCTTTGCTGATTAACTATGTTGAAAGAACAAAAGAAAGTTTGGTTTTAGACGATGCCAGCCATACAGAGCGTTTTGCCAGCGACAACTATATTGTTGCCAATCAACCCAAATCAGTTTTATGTTCGCCTTTCGCTCATCAGGGCAAGCTGACTGGAGTTCTTTACCTAGAAAACAACCTTACCACCGGAGCCTTTACCGCAGACCGACTAGAGGTACTAAATCTATTGACTTCGCAAGTTTCCATCTCTATGGAAAATGCTCGGCTTTACACAAATTTGCATATATACTCTCAGGAGTTAGAAGTTTCGGAAACACAAGCGCGTGAAAAAGCAAAGCAGCTAGAGCAGACGCTCGATGAATTAAAGCTCACCCAGTCTCAGATGGTGCAAAGCGAAAAAATGTCTAGCTTGGGGCAGTTGGTGGCGGGCGTTGCTCATGAGATCAATAACCCTGTCAGCTTTATCTATGGCAACCTAACTCATGTGAAGAATTATGTCAAAGACTTGATGAATGTAGTAGAACTTTATCAGCAGCAAAACCAGAATTTACCACCTAAAGTTCAGAATGAGATAGATGCGGTTGACTTAGATTTTTTGATGGAAGACTTACCTAAGCTTTTAGCTTCAATGAAAGTAGGAGCTGATCGCATTCGCCAGATAGTATTGTCTTTAAGAAACTTTTCTCGCCTAGATGAAGCTGAAGTCAAAGCTGTTGATATACATGAGGGCATTGATAGCACTCTGATGATTTTGCAAAATCGGCTTAAACCCGAACCAGACTCTCCGGGAATTCAGGTAATACAGGAGTACGGTAACCTACCACCCATAGAGTGCTACCCAGGGCAACTAAATCAGGTTTTTATGAACTTGCTCGCAAATGCGATCGATTCTTTAGAGGAATTTAACGAACATCGGACTTATGCCGATATCGTACGTCAGCCAAGTATTATTACAATTCGTACTACTGTTGAAGGTGATTTTGCCGTCATCCGCATTGCTGACAATGGTTCTGGTATGTCTGAGGATGTGCGCCGCCAACTCTTTACACCCTTTTTTACAACCAAAGGTGTTGGTAAAGGCACTGGTTTAGGGCTATCTATTAGTTACCAGATTGTGACTAATAAACATAAAGGACAGTTGGAGTGTATATCAGTTTTAGGACAAGGGGCGGAATTTATTATTTCTATCCCTATCTTTATGCCGCTTAGGGCAAAGCTAGAAGCCCTGCTTGTCTAA
- a CDS encoding cytochrome ubiquinol oxidase subunit I: protein MEFLSNTVVLSRMQFALTACIHMLWPTLTTGVGIYLVIIEGLWLRTRNPDYYYNARFWSKLYALNFGVGVATGIPMEFQFGTNWAPFSEAVGNFFGSVIGFEASWAFMLEASFLGIMLFGWERVNPAIHYLSTILVAIGANLSTVWILSASSWMQSPAGGEMVNGKFVVHDYFKAILNPFMGNSVLHMFLATLETSLFVVGGISAWYILRNRHPQLFSKSFKIALAAAIIVAPLQIYVGHLNAEQVYRYQPEKLAAMEAQWNTIPAGESADWSLLALPNNKTEKNDWEIDVPNALGYILEFKEKLSEPVLGLKEWKPEDRPRLVGVIYYSFRIMVGIGFLLAGLMFVSVIYWPLGRFSPEKITQQRWLMRAWMFAAPLGFIAIDTGWIVRCVGRQPWTLYREIRTVDSASHVPASHVLASLTGFTITYILLLIAYIYFGSRIIRRGPDFNLPVPGVEVSKPAIKTTPGEFVADERPVEAQQ, encoded by the coding sequence ATGGAATTTCTCTCGAATACCGTTGTATTGTCACGGATGCAGTTTGCACTGACTGCTTGCATCCATATGCTTTGGCCCACCCTGACAACAGGTGTGGGAATTTATTTGGTGATTATTGAAGGACTGTGGTTAAGAACTCGCAATCCTGACTATTACTATAATGCTCGCTTTTGGTCTAAATTGTATGCCCTTAACTTCGGCGTTGGTGTAGCAACGGGTATTCCAATGGAATTTCAGTTTGGCACTAACTGGGCCCCTTTCTCAGAAGCAGTTGGCAACTTTTTTGGTAGTGTCATTGGCTTTGAAGCATCTTGGGCATTTATGCTAGAAGCTTCGTTTCTCGGCATTATGTTATTTGGCTGGGAACGTGTCAATCCCGCAATTCACTATCTCTCTACGATTCTGGTAGCAATTGGCGCAAACTTATCCACAGTTTGGATATTGTCAGCAAGTTCCTGGATGCAATCACCAGCAGGCGGAGAGATGGTTAATGGTAAGTTTGTAGTTCACGATTACTTTAAGGCAATCCTCAACCCATTTATGGGGAACAGCGTTCTGCATATGTTCCTCGCAACGCTAGAAACGTCCTTGTTTGTCGTAGGTGGGATTAGTGCCTGGTATATTTTGAGAAATCGCCATCCTCAGTTATTTTCTAAATCTTTTAAAATTGCCTTAGCAGCGGCAATTATAGTTGCTCCCTTACAAATTTATGTAGGGCATTTGAATGCTGAACAAGTCTACCGCTATCAACCCGAAAAACTGGCGGCAATGGAGGCACAGTGGAATACAATTCCCGCTGGAGAGTCTGCTGATTGGAGCCTGCTAGCGTTACCAAACAACAAAACAGAGAAAAACGACTGGGAAATTGATGTTCCCAATGCACTGGGATACATTTTAGAATTCAAAGAAAAGTTATCTGAGCCAGTACTCGGTTTGAAAGAGTGGAAACCGGAGGATCGTCCACGTCTTGTTGGTGTAATCTACTATTCTTTTCGAATAATGGTTGGTATTGGTTTTTTGTTAGCCGGATTAATGTTCGTTAGTGTTATCTACTGGCCATTGGGTAGATTTTCGCCAGAGAAAATTACTCAGCAGCGCTGGCTGATGCGTGCTTGGATGTTTGCGGCTCCTTTGGGATTCATTGCAATTGATACGGGTTGGATTGTCCGCTGTGTTGGGCGGCAGCCGTGGACACTCTACCGAGAAATTCGCACTGTAGATTCTGCCTCTCATGTTCCTGCCAGTCATGTTCTTGCATCCCTGACAGGTTTTACAATCACTTATATTTTGCTGCTGATTGCATATATCTATTTTGGTAGTCGCATTATTCGCAGAGGCCCGGATTTCAACTTGCCTGTACCCGGAGTTGAAGTTAGCAAACCAGCGATTAAAACAACTCCTGGAGAATTTGTTGCCGATGAACGCCCCGTGGAAGCACAACAGTAG
- the acsF gene encoding magnesium-protoporphyrin IX monomethyl ester (oxidative) cyclase, translated as MVKSVESLQPDVLKPGVKAPVQETLLTPRFYTTDFDAVAQLDISAQEAELRAIVEELRADYNRHHFIRDEEFKQCWDHIDGETRLAFIDFLERSCTSEFSGFLLFKELSRRLKDRNPILAEAFNFMARDEARHAGFLNKSMADFNLSLDLSYLTKNRTYTFFPPEWIIYTVYLSEKIGYWRYILVYRHMEKHPEHQIYPLFRKFESWCQDENRHGDFFNALLRSQSQLWNNWRARLWVRFFLLSVFATHTLTVFERATFYQSIGIDPREYNTRVIQETNNTSARAFPLILNTNHPKFFQRLEQCSDLNLKIAEINQSDRPKFIKFCQKLPLITSIIWYLLQTYLIKPVDAESLRGKVH; from the coding sequence ATGGTTAAGTCTGTGGAAAGTCTCCAGCCTGATGTGCTGAAGCCAGGTGTGAAAGCGCCTGTTCAGGAAACTTTGTTAACACCAAGGTTTTATACTACTGATTTCGATGCTGTAGCGCAGTTGGATATTTCGGCTCAAGAAGCTGAATTGCGGGCAATTGTTGAGGAGTTACGCGCTGACTATAACCGACATCACTTTATCCGTGATGAAGAATTTAAGCAGTGTTGGGATCACATTGATGGAGAAACGCGCCTCGCCTTTATTGATTTCTTGGAACGTTCCTGTACCTCAGAGTTTTCTGGGTTTCTGTTGTTTAAAGAGTTATCGCGCCGACTGAAAGACCGCAATCCTATCTTAGCGGAAGCTTTTAATTTTATGGCACGGGATGAGGCACGCCACGCGGGATTTTTGAATAAATCAATGGCAGATTTTAATCTTTCCCTCGACTTAAGTTATTTAACTAAAAATCGTACCTATACATTCTTTCCACCAGAGTGGATTATTTACACTGTCTACTTATCTGAGAAAATTGGCTACTGGCGTTATATTTTGGTGTATCGCCATATGGAAAAACATCCAGAACACCAAATTTATCCCCTCTTCCGCAAATTTGAGAGTTGGTGTCAAGATGAAAACCGACATGGGGATTTCTTCAATGCACTGCTGCGATCGCAATCCCAACTATGGAACAATTGGAGAGCGCGGTTATGGGTGCGCTTCTTCTTGCTGAGTGTATTTGCAACCCATACGTTGACAGTATTTGAGCGGGCGACCTTTTATCAGTCCATTGGTATAGACCCGCGCGAATATAATACCAGAGTCATTCAAGAAACAAACAACACCTCTGCGCGGGCATTTCCTCTGATTTTAAATACGAATCACCCCAAGTTTTTCCAGCGCTTAGAGCAGTGTTCTGACCTTAATCTGAAAATAGCAGAGATTAATCAGAGCGATCGCCCCAAGTTTATCAAGTTCTGCCAAAAATTACCCCTGATAACCTCCATCATCTGGTATCTATTGCAGACATACCTAATCAAACCCGTCGATGCTGAATCATTACGGGGGAAGGTTCATTAA
- a CDS encoding heme oxygenase (biliverdin-producing) gives MSSNLAIKLRSGTQQAHTSAENVGFMKCFLKGVVDRDCFAKFLGNLYYVYSELEAAIESHVNHPVISAVYFPELNRHASLEKDMVFYYGDEWRKQVTPSAAAQTYIARIREVSASAPALLLGHAYTRYMGDLSGGQMLQKVAQSALKLSGYEGTSFYNFEQIPDKKAFKDKYRQALNALPIDDAIAQRIVAEANNAFQFNLQMAQELEGSLIKALGQVLFNSLTRSQNPGSTETAVAN, from the coding sequence ATGAGTAGCAATCTAGCCATCAAACTGCGCTCTGGAACTCAACAAGCTCACACCTCGGCGGAAAATGTGGGATTCATGAAATGTTTTCTTAAAGGGGTTGTAGATAGAGACTGCTTCGCCAAATTTTTAGGCAACTTGTATTACGTCTACAGCGAATTAGAAGCGGCAATAGAGAGTCATGTCAATCATCCTGTGATTAGCGCGGTTTATTTCCCCGAACTCAATCGCCACGCGTCGTTAGAGAAAGACATGGTATTCTATTATGGGGATGAGTGGAGAAAGCAAGTCACACCCTCAGCTGCTGCTCAAACCTACATTGCTCGTATTCGGGAAGTTTCTGCTAGTGCACCTGCCTTATTGTTAGGTCATGCCTACACTCGCTACATGGGAGACCTCTCTGGAGGTCAAATGCTCCAAAAAGTTGCTCAGTCAGCCCTAAAGCTCTCTGGCTACGAAGGCACGTCCTTTTACAATTTTGAGCAAATTCCAGATAAGAAAGCATTTAAGGACAAGTATCGTCAAGCATTGAACGCACTACCAATTGATGATGCGATCGCCCAACGGATTGTAGCAGAAGCTAATAATGCCTTCCAGTTCAACTTACAGATGGCTCAAGAGCTAGAGGGAAGTTTAATCAAAGCACTTGGTCAAGTATTGTTCAATAGCCTGACTCGTTCCCAAAATCCAGGTAGCACCGAAACAGCAGTAGCTAATTAG
- the hemN gene encoding oxygen-independent coproporphyrinogen III oxidase — MVFLLPGVKFDLDLIKKYDTRAPRYTSYPPATELSETFTQTDFKVAIAASNQRKSPLSLYFHIPFCQSACYFCGCNTVISNNKKIAEPYLKHLVQDIKNTTALIDPDRKVLQIHWGGGTPNYLERDQVEFLWKNINRYFNIDPQAEISIEINPRYVDRNYILFLRQIGFNRISFGIQDFNRKVQVAVNRVQPQEMLFDVMTWIKEAKFESVNVDLIYGLPYQTRETFRETLKKTIELDPGRIVVFNFAYVPWLKPVQKNIAQETLPLPQEKLEIMKMTIEELTSNQYLFIGMDHFAKTNDELAIAQRNGTLKRNFQGYTTHAETELFGFGVTSISMLEDAYAQNHKQLKDYYQTIAAGVLPTSKGIKLSQNDIIRRDVIMSIMSHFQLYKPDIEKKYHISFDEYFAEELKALQPLEVDGLVSLSTNHIQVTDIGRLLVRNIAVIFDTHTRTRETKFSRAI; from the coding sequence ATGGTTTTTCTATTACCTGGTGTCAAATTTGATCTGGATTTGATCAAGAAGTATGATACTCGCGCACCCAGATACACTAGCTATCCACCTGCTACAGAGTTAAGCGAAACTTTCACCCAAACCGACTTTAAGGTAGCGATCGCAGCTTCTAATCAAAGAAAATCCCCTCTTTCTTTGTATTTCCACATACCTTTTTGTCAAAGTGCTTGCTATTTCTGTGGCTGTAATACGGTAATTTCTAACAATAAAAAGATTGCTGAACCTTATTTAAAGCATTTGGTTCAAGACATCAAGAACACTACAGCCTTAATTGATCCAGACAGAAAAGTGTTGCAAATTCACTGGGGAGGAGGTACACCTAATTACTTAGAGCGTGACCAAGTAGAATTCTTATGGAAAAACATCAATCGCTACTTTAACATCGACCCACAGGCAGAAATCTCAATTGAGATTAATCCCCGCTATGTCGATAGAAATTACATTTTGTTTCTCAGACAGATTGGGTTTAACCGAATTAGTTTTGGCATCCAGGATTTTAATCGCAAAGTTCAAGTAGCTGTGAATCGCGTCCAGCCACAAGAAATGCTGTTTGATGTCATGACCTGGATTAAAGAAGCTAAATTTGAAAGTGTGAATGTCGATTTAATTTATGGTCTACCTTATCAAACTCGCGAGACATTTCGAGAGACACTGAAAAAGACCATTGAATTAGACCCTGGCCGGATTGTTGTGTTTAACTTTGCCTATGTACCGTGGCTTAAACCTGTGCAAAAAAATATTGCACAAGAGACATTACCTCTACCACAGGAAAAGTTAGAAATTATGAAAATGACCATTGAAGAATTGACGAGTAACCAATATTTATTTATTGGCATGGATCATTTTGCCAAAACTAATGATGAACTGGCGATCGCTCAACGCAATGGTACTCTCAAACGCAACTTTCAAGGTTACACAACTCACGCAGAAACAGAACTTTTTGGATTCGGAGTCACATCCATAAGTATGTTAGAAGATGCCTATGCCCAAAACCACAAGCAATTAAAGGATTATTATCAAACAATTGCAGCGGGTGTTTTACCAACTAGCAAAGGCATCAAACTGAGTCAAAATGACATAATTAGACGAGATGTGATTATGTCTATCATGTCTCACTTTCAATTGTACAAACCAGATATTGAAAAAAAATATCACATCAGTTTTGATGAATATTTCGCTGAAGAATTAAAAGCATTACAACCACTAGAAGTTGATGGTTTAGTTAGTTTATCAACAAACCATATTCAAGTCACAGATATTGGTAGGTTACTTGTAAGGAATATTGCCGTCATTTTTGATACTCATACAAGAACTCGCGAGACTAAATTCTCACGCGCAATTTGA
- a CDS encoding GlsB/YeaQ/YmgE family stress response membrane protein, which produces MTIIAWVILGLLAGAIAKAVYSGYQGGGILSTMILGIVGAFIGGSIFTLLRTGTLQLTAAGAGLSLTGILVAVLGAIIAIYLWGLIRRSSNV; this is translated from the coding sequence ATGACTATTATTGCTTGGGTAATTTTAGGACTTTTAGCTGGTGCGATCGCCAAAGCTGTTTATTCTGGGTATCAAGGTGGTGGAATTCTCTCCACAATGATTTTAGGTATCGTTGGCGCTTTTATTGGTGGAAGTATCTTCACATTACTAAGAACAGGAACCTTACAACTTACTGCGGCTGGGGCTGGGTTAAGCCTTACGGGTATTTTGGTTGCTGTTCTCGGCGCAATTATAGCTATTTATCTGTGGGGATTAATCAGAAGAAGTAGCAATGTCTAA